Part of the Desulfovibrio desulfuricans genome, CGCCACCCAGGACTGGCAAGGGGTCTGCTGCTGGGTGAAGGCAAAGGTGTATTGTCCGTTTTTTTCCACCGGGGGCTTGAGCGCCTTGAACTGGTTGGCGAACATTTCGGCAACAGTTTTGGTATCCGCGCCGCCGTTGGGCCCGGTCACAAAACCCACCGTGGAACTGCCCGATGCATTTGAAAAGATAACGGTGGTGGTTCCCTGATTTTCTGTGGGAGCCATAACTGCTTTCCAGTTGTCGGGAAGGTCGACGGAAATATACTTTGTACTCACCTCATCTGCCAGCACGGGCGTGGCCAGGAGCATGACGAAAAGAAGAACCGCAAATTTTCTGAACATGAAAATTCTCCTGCTTGAGAGCGCACAGTTAACGGCGGGGCTTGCCCATAAGGGGCAGGCTGTCCCGGTCGCAGAGCATTACAATGGATCAGCCAGTTGTATGCAATGGCCCCTGAAAAGACAATGCCTTTTACTCGGGGCTGTCAGGCTAAAAAAGCCCCGCCGCGTATATCGGCAGGGCCTTTGAAATTGTGCTGCGGTTCCGGGTGCGTTGTGCGCGCCGTGCAACGGGCCGGGTTAGCCCAGGGCCTGGGCAATGTCTTCAATAATATCATCCACGTGCTCAATGCCAATGGAGAGCCTGACCGTGTTGGGCCGGATGCCCGTTTCGGCAAGTTCTGCGTCGGTGAGCTGCGAATGCGTGGTAGAGGCGGGGTGGATTACCAGCGATTTTGCATCCGCCACGTTGGCCAGCAGGGAGAAGACCTGCAACCTGTCGATGAATGCCCTGGCCTCCGCCGCGCCGCCCTTGACCTCAAAGGTAAAGATGGAGCCGCCCCCCTTGGGAAAATAGCGCTGATACAAGGCATGGCTGGGGCTGCTGGCGAGGCACGGATGGTTGACCCGCTCAACCTTGGGATGCTTGGCCAGATATTCCACCACTGCCAGCGCATTGCTGACGTGGCGCTCAACCCGTAGTGAAAGGGTTTCCAGCCCCTGCAGCAGAATAAATGCGTTGAAGGGTGAAAGCGTTGCGCCAAGATCGCGCAGCAGGATGGCCCGTGCCCGCACAGCATAGGCCGCCGCGCCCACTGCCTTGGTAAAGCTCAGGCCGTGGTAGCTCGGTTCCGGCTCGCACAGCCGGGGAAACTTGCCTGAGGCCTCCCAGTCAAACTTGCCGCCGTCCACAATCACGCCGCCAAGGGTTGTGCCGTGGCCGCCAATAAACTTGGTTGCCGAATGCACAACAACGTCCGCCCCGTGCTCGATGGGGCGCAGCAGCCAGGGGGTGGCAAAGGTATTGTCCACCACCAGGGGGATGCCGTTTTTGTGGGCCAGATCCGCCAGCGCTTCAATATCCACGATATTGCTGTGCGGGTTGCCCAGGGTCTCAATAAAAATGGCCTTGGTGCGCGGTGTGATGGCGCGTTCAAAAGCGCCGGGTTCATCGGGGTCCACAAAGGTGGTGTCTATGCCCCAGGCCTTGAGCGTGTGCGCCAGCAGATTGTAGGTGCCGCCGTAGAGGGTTTTTTCGGCCACAATGTGGTCGCCCGCTTCGGCCAGATTTTGCAGGGCATAGGTGACCGCTGCTGCGCCGCTGGCCGTGGCCAGGGCCGCAACGCCGCCCTCAAGTGCTGCCACGCGCTGTTCAAAGGCGTCCTGCGTGGGATTGGTCAGGCGGCTGTATATGTTGCCGGCATTGCTGAGGTTAAAGCGAGCCTCAGCGTGCGCACAGTCGTCAAAAACAAAGGATGTTGTCTGATAGATCGGTACGGCGCGCGCGCCTGTAGCCGGATCCGGCTGTTCCTGCCCTGCATGAACTTGCAGGGTTTCAAAACGTGGTTTCTTTTTTTCGCTCATTTCAGTCCCCTGTTTCTTTTGCAGTTTGTATGACCCTAGTCGACAAATAATTTCTTAGTAAATTAGTAAGAAATGATTGGCCCAGATATTCGGGCTTGTCAAGCAAGCCCTGCCGGGAAATCTTGCGTGCGCGCCGCGTCAGTCTTGCGCCGTGTAGTCTGGGAGACTAGGATGCTCAACGGCACGTTCTACGTCTTTGCAGGCAGGACGCGCATCAAGCAAAACGGAGGCCGCATGAAGGCGGAAATAATATCGGTCGGCACAGAACTCCTGCTGGGGCATACGGTCAATACGGATGCAACCCATGTGGCGCGGGAGCTTTCTGCGCTGGGGATGGATCTTTTACAGGTGCACACCGTGGGCGACAACCCGCAACGGCTGGAGAAAGCCCTGCGCGAGGCCCTGGAACGCGCGGAAGTCGTTATAACCACCGGCGGCCTTGGCCCCACGGAAGACGATCTGACCAAGGAAACAGTAGCCCTGGTGGCCGAAGCGCCACTTGAGGAACATGCAGACAGCATGGCGCGGTTGCGGGAGTATTTCGGCACGCGCCCCATGTCGGCCAATCAGGCCAAACAGGCCATGTTGCCGCGCGGATCCGTGGCTTTCCCCAATCTGGTGGGCACTGCCCCCGGCTGCGCCACCCCTGCGGGCGAGGGGCGCTGGGTGCTCATGCTGCCTGGGCCTCCATCCGAACTGCTGCCCATGCTGCACGACAGCGCCGTGCCCTTTTTGCGGAGCATGAGCGGGTCGGTCATTTCTTCGTTCATGGTAAAGACCTTTGGCATAGGCGAGGGCGTGGCGGCCTTGCGCATTGCGGGGCTGACTGGCAGTGCCAATCCCACGGCGGCAACCTATGCGGGCGATGCGGAAATGTTTGTGCGGGTAACGGCCAAGGCGCAGGATGCCGCCGCTGCCGAGGCTCTGGCTGCCCCCATGGTGGCGGAGGTGCGCAAACTGCTGGGGCACTTTGTGTACGGCGTGAATGTTGCGGGGCTGGAGACGGTGGTGGTGCAGGAACTGGCGCTTCAGGGCAAAAAACTTGCAACTGCGGAATCCTGCACCGGCGGCCTGCTGGCCAAGCGCATCACGGACCAGCCCGGCGCATCGGATGTTTTTGGCTATGGTATGGTAACCTACGCCAACGAAGCCAAGGAGCGGCTGCTCGGCGTGCCGCACGATATGCTGTGCGCGCACGGGGCCGTCAGCCCGGAGGTGGCGCGGGCCATGGCCCAGGGCGCGCGCAAGTACAGCGGCGCAGATTATGGCATTGGCATTACGGGCGTGGCCGGGCCCGGCGGCGGCACGCCGCAAAAGCCTGTGGGCCTTGTGTACATTGCCCTGAGTGATGCGGAGCATGTCTGGCTGCGCGTCATGCGCCCGCAAGGACGTTATCTGGGCCGCGACTGGACGCGCCGCCTGGCCTCAAGCCATGCGCTGGACATGCTGCGCCGCCGTCTTGCCGATCTGCCAGTTGAAGATCAGTGGAGTCTGGATCAGGCCTAGTTTTTTGTCTGTCGATGCTGTGAACCCCCGGCGGATGTGGTCTGAGAGGCCGTTTCCGCCGGGGGTTCTTTATTGGGAGGGCGGTTCTGCCTGCGGTCAGGCGGGCTGATTTTTTCCCGAGCAGGTGATGCCAAATTCCACAGGGATTTTCATATAGAAGATTTGCAGATTTTCCTGCTCAATGCGGGCAAAAAGCTGCTCGCTGTGTTCCGGGCTCACGGCCATGGTTACCTCCATGGGCTGCTCGCCCACATCAAAAAAGCGTGCGCTGTGGTATTTGCCGTCGCGCCCGTAACCACCTTGCGCCGCGGCAAAGGTTGCGCCCTCAACGCCAATGGCCTTTGCTTCCTTAAGCAGCCATTCCGCAATGCTCATGTGCCCGTGCGAGCGCCCCTGCTGCGTATAAAATGTCAGTTTGTAGCCGTTCATGGCCTGCTCCTAACGAAAGAGGGATTTGAGAAGCGAAACTGCGCCAAGGCCCATGAAAAAACAGATCAGCGAGCCGCAGACGTGCAGGGTTATGGCCCCGGCGGCCATGCCTATGCGTTGTTCCTGCAGCAGGGTGCCGATCTCTGCCGTGAAGGTGGAAAAGGTGGTGAGGCCGCCAAGAAAACCGGTGATGATAAGCAGCCGCCATTCGGGGGCCAGACCGGGCAGCGAGTTGAACACGCCCAGCGAAAGCCCGATGCCGAACCCGCCGAGGAAATTGGCGGCCACCGTACCAAGCGGAATAGCCGGAAAGATGGAATTGAGCAGCATTGAAAGCACCCAGCGAAGGCAGGCCCCGGCCCCGGCCCCCAATGTGATGACAAGAACGTTTTTGACCATGCGTCAATCCGTTATGCAGTGCAGGTATGGCTGTTAACGGCCCATGCTGCCCGCGTTTTCATGCTTGCCGATGTCAGCGGTAATGCCCCGGCGTTGAATAAAAAAAGCAACCGCGCTTGGGCGCGGTCGCAAAATAGTCTACCAACGCCCTGGCCCTGGTAGGAGTTATCAGCAAATGCGGTTCAAGGGGAACTCCATCCCCTGAGTGATTTCTACATCTGCCGGGGCCGCAAGTAAACCCGTTTTCGCCGCAAGGGCACCGCATTCACTGCAATGTCAGCCCTGCTTTTTATCCCGGCTGCACAGGCGGTAATAAAACAGCAGCACGTACAGGGGGGCCAGGTAGGCTGCAGCCATGATCGCTTCTGTAGCGCTGAAAAATTCCATGCACACGATCATGACCAGCACGTTGTTGATAACGCCGAACGAAATCTGAAAGGCCATGCCCACCTGCCTGCTCATGCGGCGGGCCAGGGGGATGGCGGCAAGCGTCATGACGAGGCAGAGCAGGGAGGCCGCGCCCAGCGATTTGAGCAGCAGCTCGGGCGATTGGCGCAGCAGGTCGCCGTAGTGGCTGAAAATGGCAATGTTGGAAACCACGATGGACACGGTTATGAGCGGGAACTGCCAGCGCAAAAGCAGGTTGCGCAGTCCGTCAAGGTGGATGCGCGTAAGGTGCGCGGCGGCAAAGGGCACAAGAATGGTCACGCAGAGCGACACGCTCATGTGCCCAAGTTCCAGATGCGCGGGCATGTTGAGCGGCTCAAGCCCAAGCAGGCGCAGCCCGGCATCCGTAGCGGAAAGCACGGCGGGCAGGCTTGCGGGCAGTAGCAGTGACGTGGCGATGTTGGCCACAAGAATAAGCGCCGTATTGGCCCCCACCATAAGCGAAAAAACAGCGGCCATGACCCCCACGGGCGCCGCCCCCAGCAGAAAGGCCCCCAGCGCAAACTGGGGCATGCACAGGCGGAAGACCGCAAGGCACAGCAGCGGCAGCACCGCAAGCCGCAGGGCCACCAGAAAGCAGAGTGTGCCCTTCATGTGGCGTATTTCGCGCATCAGGGCTTCCATGCCCACAGCCAGAAAACTCATATAAAGCATAAAAATGAGGATAAGGCGCGGCATCGCGGCAAGCGGTTCTGCCGCCTGGGGCAGAAAAACGCCCGCCGCCATGGAAAGCAGCGAAGAAAGGACCATGATAAGGTCGCGGGAATTCATAAAGCCTCAACTTTTTCGCCACACTGCCCAACAAGCCTGCCCTTGGCAAGTCCCATGGGCAGGCTTGTTCTGCTACACTCAGGCACGCGTGGCATGGTCAGGCATCTGTGCGCATGGAGCCGCGCGGCGGTTCAGCCTGCACGCATGCAGCAATCAGTTCGTCTGTCGGATCAGGCGGTCTGGCGGCAAGGCCGTCAGCGGGCTGAATTTTTTGATGTATGCCGCCAGCACGTCCACATCCACCGGGTCGGGGGCTTCCACTGGCGATCCCTTGGCAAGCATGGCGTAGCCATCGCCCCGACGTTCCAGATAATCCACAAGAACCACCCGGTAGCGGGCGGCAGGGTCAAGGGGGCGCGCGGCTCCGCCCGCGTCCAGCAGCTCTGCGCGCACAATGCGTTTGCCGGACGGCAGAGCGGGATTATACACGTAGCGCAGCCCCGCCGTGTGCAGCAGGGGCGATCCCACGCCTTTGTAGTCGGCCACGCCGTGTTCCAGCGCTGCCAGCAGTTGCTCGCCGCTGAAATCGCGAATGATGACCTTGTTGCCAAAGGGCAGCACGGCCAGCATGTCGCCAAGGTTCAGCGCTCCCTGCCGCAGAGGGGCGCGCAGCCCCCCGCCGTTGATAATGGCGGCCTGCGCTCCGTAGCTGCGGCCATAATCCAGCATGGAATCGGTCGCGATGAGGCCGGAAAGGCATTCACCTATGCGGCACTGGTGCAGGCCGTCAGGCGCATTCAGGTTGTTCTGCCCCACGGTAACGGAGGTGAAGGCTTCCAGCTTTTGAGCATACTGGGCGATCTTGGCTTCCACGGCCGGGTCGGGCGGAATGGAGGCATCCAGAGGCAGGGCCTCGCCCTGCCAGCGCACGGGGACGCCCTGCGCGTCAAAAGTCACGTCGAGCTGGCCCAGATACTTGGCAAGCGCCCCGGCAGTGACCACCAGAACAGGCTTGCCCGAGGGCGAATGCTCCACAATAGGGTACGGCCCCTTGGATGATTTTGGGCCAAGGTAGTCGTGGGTATGACCGCCCACAATAATATCCACGCCGTCCACGCTGCGGGCCAGTTCCAGATCCTTTGGCAGGCCAAGATGCGTCACGGCTATGATGTGCCGCACACCCTGCTTTTCCAGCTCCGCCACGGCCTTTTTCAGCGTGGTTTCGCTCTTGTAGAACCAGGTTTCTGGGCAGGCCGCAGAAAGCGTACGCACACTTGGGTTGGCAAGCCCCACAATACCCACCTTGACCCCGCGCACTTCCTTGATGATCCATGGGCGGAACGGCGTTCCGCGCAGGGGGCAGCCGGGGCGGGCATCCAGATTGGCGGCCAGCACGGGATAGGGCTGCGCCCGCACAAATCCGGCAGTGGCCTCGCAGCCGTCGTCAAATTCGTGGTTGCCCAGCGTCATGGCGTCATAGGGCATCAGGCTGTTGATGTCGGCCAGCATGGGCCACTTGTTGGCGGTAAAAAACAGGGTGCCCTGAAACTGGTCGCCCGCGTCCACGGCCAGCACGTTGTCGTGCTCCGCGCGGGCGCGCTTCATGGCTGTGGCAAGGCGGGCAAAACCGCCCGTGCAGCCCTCGGATTTCAGGCAGGCGTTGCCGTGGGCATCCCTTCCCGCAAGGTAGGAGTGCAGGTCGTTGGTGTGCAGCAAGAGCAGTTCGAGGCCCGCCTTTTCCTGAGCATGGCAGGGCAGGGAATCCAGCAAAAAGCCCGTAAACAGGCTGGCCCATAAAAACAGGGCCAGTGCGGAAAAACGGAATCGCAACAGGAATGACGCCATGATTTGCCCCCTGATGGAGTGTGCAGCGCGCATAGGCGTTGATGTGTAGTGTAAACGGAGTGCAGCGCAGCTTATAGCAGTTTATGGATGCAATGACTAACGGCTCTGACTGATGGCCGCGCACAGTTCCTGCGTGCTGCGTACCTGAGCGAATACCTGCCCAAGGGCGGCCATGTACGCTGTCTGCACATCGGCGGCGCATACGGTTTTGCCATCGTGCGCAAGATCGCGGGTGGCACAGGCATCGTGGGCAAGATGGCAGGTGAAGCCAAGGTCAAAGGCGGCGCGGGTGGTGGTATCCACGCACATGTGGGTCATCATGCCCGCTATGGCGATGTCCGTGATATTCTGCGCCTGGAGCAGACCAAGCAGGGGGGTGTCGCGGAAGGAATTGGGAAAGTGCTTTTCCACCACGGTCTCGCCCGTCAGAGGAGCAAGACTTTCATGAATAAGCGCCCCGGTTGTGCCGGGCAGAAAAAACGTGGCAGTGGGCGCAAGAGAAATATGCTGTACATGAAAAACAGGTTTTCCAGCCTTGCGAAAAGCCTTGAGCAGCAGGGCGGCATTACTGGCCGCTGCCTCGCTGCCGCAAAGCTCCATCTTGCCGCCGGGGAAGTAATCGTTCTGAATATCTATGATTATAAGAGCCTGCATGTGAGGTGCCTCATGCGGATATGCCGCCCAAAAGGTTAGCGCGGAATGCTGGTGCATGAATCTGACCGTGTGCAACCGATAGCAGTCCGCGCTCTGCCGGGTCAAGCACTGCTGCCGCGCGTACTTGACGCTGGCCGGCAAATGATGCCAAGTGACGGAAGGCATTTTGCCTCTCGGTGCAGCCATCCTGCCTGCGCACCCCACCTTATCTTCCGCACACGGCGGGCAGCACGACGGAATACCCATGAATATCGGCGCGTATACGTTTTCGCAGTTCCACGGGATCGCAGAGGAGTTTCACGGTTGCGCGGCCCCCGGTCTGCTTATCGGCGGCTATATGGTCGAGCTTGCCAAGGGTATGCTGCCCGAAGGAACTCTCTTTGAAGCAGTGGCGGAAACCAGCAAATGCCTGCCGGACGCGGTGCAGCTGCTCAGCCTGTGCAGCACGGGCAACAACCGTTTGCATGTGCGTGATCTGGGACTCTACGCGCTCTCGCTGTACAACAAAAAGACGGGCGTGGGCGTGCGCGTGAGCATAGACCCGGCAAAACTATTCGCCTATCCGGAAATCCGTAGCTGGTTCATGAAAGAAAAGCCCAAGCATGCGCAGGATATTGTGGAGCTTGAACGGCAAATTGAAGAAGCCGGGTACAGCATCTGCAAGGTGCAGCGCGTGCAGGTGGACAAGGTTTTTCTGGGACATGGTCATATGGGCACCATCGGCATTTGCCCCCGCTGCGGCGAGGCCTATCCTCTGGATCACGGCCCGCAGTGCCTTGGCTGCCAGGGGCAGGCTCCCTACACAACGCTTGACCCTGAAAGTTGAGGCAAAAAACAGTGTTTGATGCTGTAAACAGGGGAAAATCCCCCAATGTTTCGCGCTGCTCCGACAGCCAGATTCTTTTTGCCGCCGCGCGCAAGGGTGGGGTCACGCTTTGTCTGCTTGCGCTGGCGCTGATTTCTTGTTTTTCGCCACTGCTGCGATCAGGGGCCTCGGCTGCGCAGGCCGCGCCCGCCAAGACAAGCGCGGGCAGTGCCGCGCCATCGCTGGACGTCATGATCGGCTCCATGCTCATGCTGGGCTTTCGCGGGGCGGATTTGCCCCAGGGCGATGCCTTTCTTGCGCAGGTGCGCGCCGGGCATGTGGGGCATATTATCCTGTTTGACCGGGATGTTACCACAGGCGGGGAACGTAATATCATTTCGCCCCAGCAGGTGCGGCGGCTCACAGCCTCGCTGCGGGCGGCGTCCCCCTGCCCCATGTTCATAGCTGTTGACCAGGAGGGCGGACGGGTGCGGCGGCTCAAGCCGCAACGCGGTTTTGCCGATCTGCCTTCCGCCCAGAGCATGGGCGCGGCCAGCCCTGAGAAAACCCGCGCCATTGCCCGGCAACTGGGCGTGGAACTGGCCTCGCTGGGAATTTCTGTTGATCTGGCCCCGGTGGCGGATGTGAACAGCAACCCCGCCAATCCGGCCATTGGCGCGCTGGAGCGCAGCTTCAGCCCCAATCCGGCGCTTGTGGCCGCGCACGCTCTGGCCTTTGGGCAGGGGCTGGCGCAGAGCGGCATCATCCCAGCGCTCAAGCATTTTCCCGGTCAGGGCGGCGCGCAGAAGGATTCGCATCTGGGGCTGACGGACATCACCCGCAGCTGGAACGCCAAGACTGACCTTGCTCCCTACGCACAGGCCTTTGCACAGGGCTGGCCCGGCATGGTGATGCTTGGGCACCTGTACCACAAGGGGCTTGACCCGCAATATCCTGCCACGCTTTCCCGCGCTGTTGTTGCCGACCTGTTGCGCGGGCGCATGGGCTGGCAGGGCGTGATCATCAGCGACGACATGCAGATGAAGGCCATCACCGACCATTACGGCATGGAGCAGGCAATGCTGCTGGCCGTCAACGCCGGGGTGGACATTCTGCTGTTCGGCAATAACCTGTATTGGGACGAAACCCTGCCCCGCAAAGCCTTTGATGCCTTGCGCGGGCTTGTGGAAAGCGGGCGCATTTCGCGCCAGCGGATCATGGAATCATGGCTGCGCATCACTAACCTGTACGCAAGCCGCGCCACTGCCGCCAGGGCCGCCGCCGATGGATTTTCGGCGCTCTATCCCTGGACCAGATAAAGCGGCGGAGGTTTTATGGATACATTGATTCTCCTGCTGGTGTTTGGCGGTATTGCCGCCATATACCTGCTTGCCCTCAAAAAAGGCTGGCTGCCCACAGACCGGCTGAATTGCGGTTGAATACCCTTTGACAAGCAGCGTGCCCTGCTTGATGACGAAGAACGGCGTTTGCGCAGCAAGGCCAGAAAAGCCGCCCGCAAACAGTGCAAGTAATTGATTGAAATCAAAGCCCCCGCTCCTTCATGGAACGGGGGCTTTGTTATGGGACTCTTTGAAACTGGTCAGGCAAGCCTGTATGGCGCAACGAGGCCTGAGGGCCAGCCCGCCGCCCAGGCTATTTCCCGTTCTTGTTATGCGCAGCGCGGAAGCTGTTGCAGATGATGACGAGGTCTTCGCGCACGGTCTGGGGCTGGTTCCGGTAGCCGGGCATGCCTGTGCCGGGGTAGCCCTCGGTAATGATTTTGAGGGCCTGCCCGTGGGTCAGGCTGCTGCGCGTGAAATCGGGCGGCGGGGGCTGCATGGCCCGCCCCGAGGGGCTGACGCTGCCGTTGGCCGCGTGGCATTTGGCGCAGGTGCCTATCCATACTTCAAGCGAAAGAGGGCTGATATCGCGCGGGGGCGGCGGCGTGGCTGCATACATGCCAAAGCGCTTGCCCATGACGCCCAGCAGGCTCTCCAGCTTTTCGCGGTCGAACATGCGAAAATAGGGCATGCCTGTGCCAGGGATGCCGTCGCGCACCATTTCATACACATAATCCCGGTCGGTGCGCATGGTGGTCAGGTCTGTGGCGGGGATGCGCAGGCGTGAGGCTTCCGCCCCGTCACCATGCCCGGTGAGGCCGTGGCACGGCTCGCATGCGCCGTCATAGATGGTGTCGCCATTGTCGTACACGGTGCGCAGCTTGACGGCAAAGGCGTCCAGAGCCTTCTGACTGAAAGGAGCCAGCTCCTGAACGCGCTGCTCGCGCTGGGCCGTAGCCTCGGCCTGCCCGGGGGCCAGCGCCTCGTTCTGCATGAGCTGACGGGCCAGCAGCATGGAGACGAAGATAAGGGGCAGCAGGGCCAGCAAACGATAGTCGGAAGTTGACGATTCCGGTCTCAGAATCCAGACCGCCGCGCCAAGGGCCAGAGCTCCAAGGCTTATGAGCGACAGCACCGGGACGGACAGTTGCGGTAGTATGGTTGCCAGCAGGGCCAGCCCGATGACCGCCTGAGCCGCCAGAGCGCCAAGCAGCCACTTGCGCAGCAGCGGGGCCTTCTGCTTTTCATTTCTGGCGGAGAAAAACAGGTGAAAAGCCGCGCCAAAGGCCACTGCCGCGCCCAGCACATGCAGGTAGCGCAGCACCCAGTGGGGCATCCACTGCGCGTCAAAGCGGATGCCGCGGGCGGCAAAGTCGGCCCACTCCGCAGGGCGTTCCATGAGGGTCAGCGCCCCGGTAAAGATGGCGGGCACAGTCATGAGGGCCGCAACGCCCACCAGCCCGCAAATGAGGGCCAGCCACGCGCTGGTGGCAAGCTTGTGCGCAAAACCGTCAAACAGCAGAAAGGCCGCGATCAGCAGCGGAATAATCGCCAGCCACGCATATGAAAAAAGCCCTGTAACCGTAAAAAAGGCATGCGGATGGCTTATCTGCATGAGCAGCAGCGGGCCAACGCCCAGCACCACGGCCAGACTTTTGAGGCCCATGTGCGAATGGGCCACGTGTTCGTTCCAGTGCTGATCGGGCGTAGGCTGCCGCAGCAGATCACGCAGAAAGAACAGCAGACTCAGTATGGCCGTGCCAAGCATGAGCAGCACAAAGAGCAGATGCAGGCCGAAAGTTATGAAGAGCAGCCCCTGCATCCAGCCTTCGGGCAAGGGTTTGTTGAGAAACAGGTCTGTCCATTGCTGCATGGCTACTTCTCCCTGGCGGCTTGTTGGGCGCGGCGGGAATAGTTGGAGGAAAGCTGGAACAGATACTCCGTGAGCATGGCGCGTTCCTGCTCCGAACCCACAAAGGGCGTCATGTAGGGGGCCAGCCTCTGCGTAATGCCCAGCATGGCGTTGATGCCGTCTGCCGAGCGCCCCACAAGGCGCTGATCAATGCCGTTAATGCCGCTTTCCGCATGGCAAACGCCGCAATTGGCCGCAAACAGCGTTCTGGCGGCCTGGGTTGCCGGGGGCAGATCGCCGCTGGTGTTGACCCATCGCAGCCGGGGCAACAGGGGGGCGTTCTGGGCTGCCAGAGCCTCGCTTTCCACAAGGGTTATCTGGCTGGCATGCATATAGCCTGGCATCAGGTACGGGCCGCGGATAAATTCGCGCACACGCTCAAATTCCATGACAAAG contains:
- a CDS encoding c-type cytochrome, giving the protein MQQWTDLFLNKPLPEGWMQGLLFITFGLHLLFVLLMLGTAILSLLFFLRDLLRQPTPDQHWNEHVAHSHMGLKSLAVVLGVGPLLLMQISHPHAFFTVTGLFSYAWLAIIPLLIAAFLLFDGFAHKLATSAWLALICGLVGVAALMTVPAIFTGALTLMERPAEWADFAARGIRFDAQWMPHWVLRYLHVLGAAVAFGAAFHLFFSARNEKQKAPLLRKWLLGALAAQAVIGLALLATILPQLSVPVLSLISLGALALGAAVWILRPESSTSDYRLLALLPLIFVSMLLARQLMQNEALAPGQAEATAQREQRVQELAPFSQKALDAFAVKLRTVYDNGDTIYDGACEPCHGLTGHGDGAEASRLRIPATDLTTMRTDRDYVYEMVRDGIPGTGMPYFRMFDREKLESLLGVMGKRFGMYAATPPPPRDISPLSLEVWIGTCAKCHAANGSVSPSGRAMQPPPPDFTRSSLTHGQALKIITEGYPGTGMPGYRNQPQTVREDLVIICNSFRAAHNKNGK